Proteins from one Setaria italica strain Yugu1 chromosome V, Setaria_italica_v2.0, whole genome shotgun sequence genomic window:
- the LOC101753699 gene encoding uncharacterized protein LOC101753699 → MAAAMGAVIRRMHAAAAAAHPPRLTKLALHPPKSVEVEFADGSSFHLSAEFLRVYSPAADSKIRSVGGEKVIFGRRHVGIMSAESVGNYGVRILFDDLHKTGIFTWDYLHHLGSNKFSLMRSYIRTLRKHGLSRDPRRRK, encoded by the exons ATGGCGGCCGCGATGGGCGCCGTGATCCGGCGGatgcacgcggcggcggcggcggcgcatcccCCGCGCCTGACGAAGCTCGCGCTGCACCCGCCCAAATCC GTGGAGGTTGAATTTGCAGATGGTAGCTCATTTCATCTGTCAGCAGAGTTTCTCAGAGTATACAGCCCTGCAGCTGATAGCAAAATCAGATCAGTGGGCGGTGAAAAG GTTATATTTGGGCGACGGCACGTTGGAATCATGTCAGCTGAATCAGTAGGGAACTACGGAGTCCG GATACTCTTTGATGATTTGCACAAGACGGGGATCTTCACATGGGATTACTTGCACCATCTGGGTTCTAATAAGTTCAGTCTGATGCGAAGTTACATCAGAACTTTGAGAAAGCATGGACTCAGCCGGGATCCCCGGAGAAGGAAATGA